From one Lolium rigidum isolate FL_2022 chromosome 4, APGP_CSIRO_Lrig_0.1, whole genome shotgun sequence genomic stretch:
- the LOC124708712 gene encoding histone H2B.1-like isoform X2, with amino-acid sequence MAPKAEKKPAKAEKAPAGKKPKAEKRLPAAGKTAASKEGGEKKGKKKAKKSVETYKIYIFKVLKQVHPDIGISSKAMSIMNSFINDIFEKLAGESAKLARYNKKPTITSREIQTSVRLVLPGELAKHAVSEGTKAVTKFTSS; translated from the exons ATGGCCCCCAAGGCGGAGAAGAAACCGGCG AAGGCCGAGAAGGCCCCGGCGGGGAAGAAGCCCAAGGCGGAGAAGCGTCTGCCGGCGGCGGGCAAGACCGCGGCCTCCAAGGAGGGCGGCgagaagaagggcaagaagaaggCGAAGAAGAGCGTCGAGACGTACAAGATCTACATCTTCAAGGTGCTGAAGCAGGTGCACCCGGACATCGGCATCTCCTCCAAGGCCATGTCCATCATGAACTCCTTCATCAATGATATCTTCGAGAAGCTTGCCGGGGAGTCTGCCAAGCTTGCGCGCTACAACAAGAAGCCCACCATCACCTCCCGGGAGATCCAGACCTCCGTGCGCCTCGTCCTCCCCGGGGAGCTCGCCAAGCACGCAGTGTCCGAGGGCACCAAGGCCGTCACCAAGTTCACTTCTTCTTAG
- the LOC124708712 gene encoding histone H2B.1-like isoform X3, whose protein sequence is MAPKAEKKPAAEKAPAGKKPKAEKRLPAAGKTAASKEGGEKKGKKKAKKSVETYKIYIFKVLKQVHPDIGISSKAMSIMNSFINDIFEKLAGESAKLARYNKKPTITSREIQTSVRLVLPGELAKHAVSEGTKAVTKFTSS, encoded by the exons ATGGCCCCCAAGGCGGAGAAGAAACCGGCG GCCGAGAAGGCCCCGGCGGGGAAGAAGCCCAAGGCGGAGAAGCGTCTGCCGGCGGCGGGCAAGACCGCGGCCTCCAAGGAGGGCGGCgagaagaagggcaagaagaaggCGAAGAAGAGCGTCGAGACGTACAAGATCTACATCTTCAAGGTGCTGAAGCAGGTGCACCCGGACATCGGCATCTCCTCCAAGGCCATGTCCATCATGAACTCCTTCATCAATGATATCTTCGAGAAGCTTGCCGGGGAGTCTGCCAAGCTTGCGCGCTACAACAAGAAGCCCACCATCACCTCCCGGGAGATCCAGACCTCCGTGCGCCTCGTCCTCCCCGGGGAGCTCGCCAAGCACGCAGTGTCCGAGGGCACCAAGGCCGTCACCAAGTTCACTTCTTCTTAG
- the LOC124708712 gene encoding histone H2B.1-like isoform X4, with amino-acid sequence MAPKAEKKPAEKAPAGKKPKAEKRLPAAGKTAASKEGGEKKGKKKAKKSVETYKIYIFKVLKQVHPDIGISSKAMSIMNSFINDIFEKLAGESAKLARYNKKPTITSREIQTSVRLVLPGELAKHAVSEGTKAVTKFTSS; translated from the exons ATGGCCCCCAAGGCGGAGAAGAAACCG GCCGAGAAGGCCCCGGCGGGGAAGAAGCCCAAGGCGGAGAAGCGTCTGCCGGCGGCGGGCAAGACCGCGGCCTCCAAGGAGGGCGGCgagaagaagggcaagaagaaggCGAAGAAGAGCGTCGAGACGTACAAGATCTACATCTTCAAGGTGCTGAAGCAGGTGCACCCGGACATCGGCATCTCCTCCAAGGCCATGTCCATCATGAACTCCTTCATCAATGATATCTTCGAGAAGCTTGCCGGGGAGTCTGCCAAGCTTGCGCGCTACAACAAGAAGCCCACCATCACCTCCCGGGAGATCCAGACCTCCGTGCGCCTCGTCCTCCCCGGGGAGCTCGCCAAGCACGCAGTGTCCGAGGGCACCAAGGCCGTCACCAAGTTCACTTCTTCTTAG
- the LOC124708712 gene encoding histone H2B.1-like isoform X1 gives MAPKAEKKPAVKKPAEEEPAAEKAEKAPAGKKPKAEKRLPAAGKTAASKEGGEKKGKKKAKKSVETYKIYIFKVLKQVHPDIGISSKAMSIMNSFINDIFEKLAGESAKLARYNKKPTITSREIQTSVRLVLPGELAKHAVSEGTKAVTKFTSS, from the coding sequence ATGGCCCCCAAGGCGGAGAAGAAACCGGCGGTGAAGAAgcccgcggaggaggagcccgcgGCGGAGAAGGCCGAGAAGGCCCCGGCGGGGAAGAAGCCCAAGGCGGAGAAGCGTCTGCCGGCGGCGGGCAAGACCGCGGCCTCCAAGGAGGGCGGCgagaagaagggcaagaagaaggCGAAGAAGAGCGTCGAGACGTACAAGATCTACATCTTCAAGGTGCTGAAGCAGGTGCACCCGGACATCGGCATCTCCTCCAAGGCCATGTCCATCATGAACTCCTTCATCAATGATATCTTCGAGAAGCTTGCCGGGGAGTCTGCCAAGCTTGCGCGCTACAACAAGAAGCCCACCATCACCTCCCGGGAGATCCAGACCTCCGTGCGCCTCGTCCTCCCCGGGGAGCTCGCCAAGCACGCAGTGTCCGAGGGCACCAAGGCCGTCACCAAGTTCACTTCTTCTTAG